The window TCGCATCATTTCTTTGCACCTTTCGCAGCAAGAGTGCTAATGCGGTTTTGTACGTCACTGAGCAGCTGTTTCACCGTTGGCGATATGTCTTTGTGCTCAATTTGAGTCATTATCCCATCTTGAATCTGTATAAGATGTTGGGCAATCGGTAAGTACTCTAAGTTATGTGTGACAAGAATAATCGTTTTGCCTTCATTTTGCTGAAACTCTGCAAACAATTCGATAACTCTATCACCATTCTTACTATCTAGATTACCAGTTGGTTCGTCGGCAATTATTACGGGTGCGTCGTCAACTATAGCTCGTGCGAATGCAATGCGCTGCTGTTCGCCTCCAGAAAGTAAATAAGGATATTTATGGGCATAACTTTGCATATTAACTCGTTGTAGAGCATGGCTTGCTTTTTTGTGGGCTTCTGCTCGAGAAGAGCCAAGAAAATACAGTGGAAGTGCCACATTATCAAGAACATCCAGGCTTCTTACCCAATAATTTGTTTGATAGATTATACCAAGTTCATGCGCTCGGTAATGAGCAAGCTCATCTTGATTGTTGGCATATATGTTTTCAGACTTATACTTCATGATGCCAGAAGTTGGTTTTTGTAATCCTGAAAGTATATTGAGCAAGCTAGACTTACCGCTACCAGAAGGACCAAAGATAATAGTTATTTCACCTTTTGGTATGAATATACTGCCTTTTTGTATAGCCGTAACGTTGTGATCACCAACTTTGAAATTCAGAGTGACATCATCTACTTGATAAAGAATTTCTCTTTTCATGGTTAAAATCCAAACAATGATTTAAGTGTGTTGAATACGA of the Candidatus Nomurabacteria bacterium genome contains:
- a CDS encoding ABC transporter ATP-binding protein → MKREILYQVDDVTLNFKVGDHNVTAIQKGSIFIPKGEITIIFGPSGSGKSSLLNILSGLQKPTSGIMKYKSENIYANNQDELAHYRAHELGIIYQTNYWVRSLDVLDNVALPLYFLGSSRAEAHKKASHALQRVNMQSYAHKYPYLLSGGEQQRIAFARAIVDDAPVIIADEPTGNLDSKNGDRVIELFAEFQQNEGKTIILVTHNLEYLPIAQHLIQIQDGIMTQIEHKDISPTVKQLLSDVQNRISTLAAKGAKK